The following proteins are co-located in the Gloeocapsa sp. DLM2.Bin57 genome:
- the ltrA gene encoding group II intron reverse transcriptase/maturase — MTHVINGETKQLKDWSEVNWKAVRKAVKNLRQRIFRARRLGQWKQLRRLQKLMLRSYANLLLSVRQITQVNQGKGTAGVDKEVIITPDDRVKLVNNWEMATAKPTRRVYIPKKNGKKRPLGIPTVRDRVAQAIVKNYLEPEWEAVFEGNSYGFRPGRSCQDAIEQCFNRLHARSKDRWVLDADIKGFFDNIAHESVLKEVGSIPHGELIKEWLKAGFMDGGKLFPTETGTPQGGVISPLLANIGLHGLEESIKEYNPKLGIIRYADDFVVTARDKESLEKVLVQIKQWMSEKGLSISEEKTRIAHIDEGFDFLGFNLRHYGGKLLIKPMKQKVLEFCKKVGKTINSMKAATQEDLIKAINPLLRGFANYYRGVISKETFSYIDYRVYKYLWNWCKRKHLKRRLKWVKNKYFHFYKGDSWTFMCRGAGRREGDEKLIVLYKLASTPIMRHVKVKGDASPDDASLREYWIKRREKTGKLYWAKGSKYELIAKEQMWRCTVCGESLFNGEKIEIHHIVPVKDGGTDDAVNLVHLHKACHKQVHSKSKSKGSK; from the coding sequence ATGACACACGTTATAAATGGAGAAACCAAACAGCTGAAAGACTGGTCGGAAGTTAATTGGAAGGCGGTAAGAAAAGCTGTTAAGAATCTAAGACAAAGAATCTTTCGTGCTAGAAGACTTGGTCAATGGAAGCAGCTAAGAAGACTGCAGAAGTTGATGTTACGTAGTTACGCAAATCTATTGCTGAGTGTTAGACAAATTACTCAAGTGAACCAAGGCAAAGGTACTGCAGGTGTAGATAAGGAGGTAATAATAACACCTGACGACAGAGTAAAACTTGTGAATAACTGGGAAATGGCGACAGCAAAACCCACGCGACGGGTTTATATACCTAAAAAAAACGGGAAGAAACGTCCCCTAGGAATCCCAACCGTAAGGGATAGAGTCGCACAAGCAATAGTTAAAAATTATCTGGAGCCAGAATGGGAAGCAGTCTTCGAGGGAAACTCCTATGGGTTTAGACCAGGAAGAAGCTGCCAAGATGCTATAGAGCAATGTTTCAACAGATTACACGCACGCTCAAAAGATAGATGGGTTCTAGATGCGGATATTAAAGGTTTCTTTGATAATATTGCCCATGAATCTGTTCTCAAAGAAGTAGGTTCAATACCACATGGTGAACTTATTAAGGAATGGTTAAAAGCTGGATTTATGGACGGCGGGAAGTTATTCCCAACAGAAACTGGTACGCCTCAAGGTGGTGTTATAAGTCCTCTATTAGCTAATATTGGATTGCACGGGTTGGAGGAATCCATAAAAGAATACAACCCAAAGCTAGGCATCATCAGGTATGCAGACGACTTTGTTGTGACAGCAAGAGATAAAGAATCTTTGGAAAAAGTACTAGTCCAGATAAAGCAATGGATGTCAGAGAAAGGTCTAAGTATCAGCGAGGAGAAGACAAGGATAGCCCATATTGATGAAGGTTTCGATTTTCTCGGATTCAACCTACGCCATTATGGTGGCAAGCTATTGATTAAACCAATGAAGCAGAAAGTATTAGAATTCTGTAAAAAGGTCGGGAAGACCATTAACAGTATGAAAGCTGCCACTCAAGAGGATTTAATTAAAGCCATCAATCCCCTTCTTCGTGGTTTTGCTAATTATTATCGAGGAGTAATTAGTAAAGAAACCTTTAGCTACATAGATTATAGGGTCTATAAATACCTCTGGAACTGGTGCAAGCGTAAGCACCTAAAAAGACGATTAAAATGGGTTAAGAATAAATACTTTCATTTCTATAAAGGAGATAGTTGGACATTTATGTGTCGTGGAGCAGGAAGAAGGGAAGGTGATGAAAAACTCATTGTACTCTACAAGCTTGCTAGTACACCAATTATGAGGCATGTAAAGGTCAAAGGTGATGCGTCACCTGATGATGCTTCGCTCCGAGAGTATTGGATTAAACGCAGAGAAAAAACAGGAAAATTATACTGGGCGAAAGGTTCTAAGTATGAACTGATAGCCAAAGAACAAATGTGGAGATGTACTGTTTGTGGAGAATCCTTATTCAATGGAGAAAAAATAGAAATCCATCACATAGTACCTGTTAAGGATGGAGGAACTGACGACGCGGTGAATCTAGTCCACCTACACAAAGCGTGTCACAAGCAGGTACATAGTAAATCCAAGTCCAAAGGCTCGAAATAG